From one Asterias amurensis chromosome 14, ASM3211899v1 genomic stretch:
- the LOC139947613 gene encoding E3 ubiquitin-protein ligase parkin-like, with the protein MFEVLVKFEGESLTVLVDASWTVDRLKREFTRCLAAVPAAAAVSVVGDSAASTASATTGNMTSATAGVRALDHSEVQVIFCGKNLSDGMKLQDCELQETSTLFVTRRRGFTLEPNCSQERYARIPTQGAALDETYTSLQTHLDLEPHIKPLGGANYATDGGQLATAQQSGDATRTTPKLYVYCKTPCQSVQPGKLRVCCSTCKEGIFIVQQDPTCWDDVLKPYRIFGRCQTEGCSGTIAEFYFKCGSHPTADNDRAAALHLIKSNTRDVVCLTCGDIRDPVLVFPCAGGHTICLDCFASYCQVRLDDRQFVLADEEFGYTLPCPVGCPASLIKENHHFRVLGSEQYARYQRFGAEECLLQNDGVLCPSPGCGAGLLPDFGSRRVECVQQAGQGCGFVFCRQCRNAYHSGDCETSATQTVIDGGGGAYAVSSERAAQALWEHDQSKETIRQSTKQCPNCKAPTEKNGGCMHMICPIQQCKFEWCWVCSIEWNHQCMADHWFDVNRPLV; encoded by the exons ATGTTTGAAGTTTTAGTGAAATTTGAGGGGGAGAGTTTGACTGTATTGGTTGATGCGTCGTGGACGGTAGATCGACTGAAAAGAGAGTTTACCCGCTGCCTGGCGGCAGtgccagcagcagcagcagtgtCAGTGGTGGGGGATTCTGCTGCGTCCACTGCCAGTGCCACCACGGGTAATATGACCAGTGCCACTGCTGGTGTTAGAGCTCTTGACCATTCTGAGGTCCAGGTCATTTTTTGTGGTAAAAATCTGTCTGATGGGATGAAATTACAG GATTGTGAGCTGCAGGAGACAAGTACTTTGTTTGTAACAAGGAGGAGAGGTTTTACACTAGAACCAAACTGCAGCCAAGAACGATATGCTAGGATACCGACCCAGGGAGCAGCGTTAGATGAGACGTATACCTCTCTGCAAACTCATCTTGATTTGGAACCACATATTAAGCCACTAGGGGGTGCGAATTATGCCACAGATGGTGGCCAGCTTGCTACGGCACAACAATCGGGTGATG cCACTAGGACGACGCCTAAGCTCTATGTTTATTGCAAGACTCCTTGTCAATCTGTACAGCCAGGAAAGCTACGTGTGTGCTGCAGTACATGTAAGGAAGGTATCTTTATAGTTCAACAG GATCCAACGTGCTGGGATGATGTATTGAAGCCCTATAGGATCTTTGGAAGATGCCAAACTGAGGGATGTTCTGGAACAATAGCT GAATTTTACTTCAAGTGTGGCAGTCACCCGACTGCAGATAATGACAGAGCTGCTGCTTTACATCTGATCAAGTCCAACACAAGAGACGTAGTTTGTCTAACATGTGGAGATATCCG TGATCCGGTACTAGTCTTCCCATGTGCTGGTGGACATACCATCTGTCTGGATTGCTTTGCTTCATATTGCCAGGTGCGACTTGATGACAGGCAGTTTGTCTTGGCTGATGAGGAATTTGGCTATACACTGCCATGCCCAG TTGGCTGTCCAGCATCACTGATTAAAGAAAACCATCACTTCAGAGTGCTCGGAAGTGAACAG TATGCTAGGTACCAACGGTTTGGGGCTGAGGAGTGTCTGCTTCAGAATGATGGTGTGCTGTGTCCTTCACCAGGTTGTGGGGCTGGACTGCTACCAGACTTTGGATCGAGGAGGGTGGAATGTGTACAACAAGCTGGGCAAGGATGTGGG TTTGTCTTTTGTCGCCAATGTCGAAATGCATACCACAGCGGTGACTGTGAGACATCAGCAACACAAACTGTGATAGATGGAGGTGGGGGAGCATATGCAGTCAGCAGTGAGAGGGCTGCCCAGGCATTATGGGAGCATGACCAAAGTAAAGAGACAATCAGACAATCAACAAAGCAATGTCCAAACTGTAAGGCACCAACAGAGAAAAATG GAGGCTGTATGCACATGATATGCCCAATTCAGCAGTGCAAGTTTGAATGGTGCTGGGTATGCAGTATTGAATGGAACCACCAGTGCATGGCTGATCATTGGTTTGATGTTAACCGACCATTGGTTTGA
- the LOC139947424 gene encoding uncharacterized protein: MIGGVLTTIGMLISSQATDILFLIFSLGIFTGFGISLSFNPVFVSLGMYFNKRLKLAFGLAATGVAIGQLVFPPLYNYLIDKYGWRGSMMILAAVTFHSVAAGALIRPLKTRKVKGSSKNKRLSTKSNNIKLEETHFGNLNNNEGKDEVGTDGHLKINSGSIDIVLSSLETPAAHGVDTDEVSMTINDVQSDTKDDSHSLVSSLEVGFSAMENRYWKNFIIAKSEHSHEERFENAAQDSFTQLPKYMPFCSRIRIHLRKTLTFINTYFCLSSLLCNRMFVIVMMTSTLHGYGWASTTYHTVARAESVGIGTDAAALLLTFVGVGSLIGRINIGWILDKNFLRVEFSYCWALLICSVATYVTPIVVGYWLLSVMYVLQGMSCGAA; this comes from the exons ATGATTGGCGGCGTATTGACAACAATAGGGATGCTCATTTCCTCACAAGCTACGGACATCCTATTCCTCATCTTTAGTCTTGGTATTTTTACCG GATTTGGAATAAGTCTGTCCTTCAACCCGGTTTTCGTCTCACTTGGAATGTACTTCAATAAACGGCTGAAATTAGCGTTTGGCTTGGCAGCAACTGGTGTGGCTATTGGGCAACTGGTGTTTCCACCTCTGTATAACTATCTTATTGACAAATACGGATGGAGAGGGTCTATGATGATTTTAGCCGCTGTGACGTTTCACTCAGTTGCTGCTGGCGCCCTCATCCGACCACTGAAGACCAGAAAAGTTAAAGGATCATCTAAGAACAAACGACTTTCAACTAAATCTAATAATATTAAACTTGAAGAGACCCATTTTGGTAATCTAAATAACAATGAGGGGAAGGATGAAGTTGGAACCGATGGTCATTTAAAGATCAATTCTGGTAGCATCGACATCGTTCTTTCCTCACTCGAAACACCTGCTGCACATGGAGTAGACACAGATGAAGTTTCCATGACAATAAATGATGTCCAGAGTGACACTAAGGACGACTCACACTCTTTGGTCTCTAGTTTAGAGGTAGGATTTTCTGCCATGGAGAATCGATACTGGAAGAACTTCATCATAGCAAAATCAGAACATTCACACGAGGAGCGGTTTGAGAATGCCGCACAGGACTCCTTCACCCAACTACCAAAATATATGCCTTTCTGCAGTCGAATAAGGATACATCTCAGGAAAACTCTGACATTCATAAACACATACTTCTGTCTTTCAAGTCTCCTTTGTAATCgcatgtttgttattgtaatGATGACTTCTACATTGCATGGTTATGGATGGGCTTCGACTACATATCACACGGTTGCACGAGCCGAGTCTGTTGGGATTGGAACCGATGCAGCTGCATTGCTTCTAACATTTGTAGGAGTTGGTAGCTTAATTGGCAGGATCAACATCGGCTGGATACTGGACAAGAATTTCCTTCGAGTCGAATTCAGTTACTGCTGGGCTTTACTCATCTGCTCTGTAGCAACTTATGTTACGCCGATTGTTGTAGGATACTGGCTGTTATCAGTGATGTATGTACTTCAAGGGATGTCTTGTGGTGCAGCA
- the LOC139947614 gene encoding uncharacterized protein, with translation MVMIMLLPRIFVKPEEITASMALVMFAWGIGEISGGFMAGYFYDSLGSYDYSFYAAGTAMAIASLLTLVLYFLQRAIEKRRHSPAKDDKVDFVEAGLNTMDAEDEDTKASFEDGGVVNPSFFTTEHLALGNLQYGYEKSGTILSERKKTSEDNECTNLKSYRGKIVPEEKVMEVEIICSYSQDESDELDSTDLTMYVKDVTIEIGSEYNFVEDRSCHNDNNCEQSDDTINSTHKLEIEIENNTDNTLPTKESNCSQGFYEKDLSQSSTKSDSELSEDSGIDNPMYSSDSPKEQNDNTNLT, from the exons ATGGTTATGATCATGCTGCTCCCTCGAATTTTCGTGAAACCAGAGGAAATCACTGCGTCAATGGCATTGGTGATGTTCGCTTGGGGTATTGGCGAAATATCTGGTGGCTTTATGGCAG gGTATTTTTATGACTCGCTTGGGAGTTACGACTACTCATTTTATGCCGCTGGAACAGCAATGGCCATCGCATCATTGCTGACACTTGTTTTATACTTCTTACAAAGAGCGATTGAAAAAAGACGTCACTCACCAGCAAAAGATGACAAAGTTGACTTTGTCGAAGCTGGATTGAACACGATGGATGCCGAAGATGAAGATACCAAAGCGAGTTTCGAGGATGGAGGTGTTGTTAATCCAAGTTTCTTCACCACAGAACATTTGGCTTTGGGAAATTTACAGTATGGATATGAAAAAAGTGGAACAATTTTGTCTGAGCGTAAAAAAACGAGCGAAGATAATGAATGTACAAATCTGAAAAGTTACCGTGGCAAGATAGTACCTGAAGAGAAAGTGATGGaagttgaaataatttgttcttACAGTCAAGATGAGTCTGACGAACTAGACAGTACCGACTTAACTATGTATGTTAAAGATGTGACCATTGAAATAGGTTcagaatataattttgttgaagACAGAAGTTGTCACAATGATAACAATTGTGAGCAGAGTGATGATACCATAAACTCGACTCATAaacttgaaattgaaattgaaaataataCTGACAACACACTGCCTACCAAAGAGTCTAATTGCTCACAAGGCTTTTATGAAAAAGATCTGTCACAATCTTCAACAAAATCAGATTCTGAACTAAGTGAGGATTCAGGCATTGATAACCCCATGTACTCCTCGGATTCTCCAAAAGAACAGAACGATAACACAaacttaacttag